In Desulfovibrio sp. 86, the following proteins share a genomic window:
- a CDS encoding ABC transporter ATP-binding protein — translation MLEAIDIVKSYRAGVQAAPVLRGVNLRIEEGEFVAVTGRSGSGKSTMLNVLSTLTEPDSGQVLFQGADLAAMREQERDRLRNNAFAMIFQAHHLMPYLSVLENVLLPGANGFRGISAQQRQRAVSCLERVGLEHKQNSLPSELSGGEQQRVAIARGLASGPRMLFADEPTGSLDMTTGDAIMQLLRELNGEGLTIVMVTHNPDYAALAGRCVQMREGRVLPDGIPA, via the coding sequence ATGCTTGAAGCAATTGATATAGTTAAATCCTACCGGGCGGGCGTTCAGGCCGCGCCCGTGCTGCGCGGCGTAAACCTGCGCATTGAAGAAGGCGAGTTTGTGGCAGTGACGGGCCGCTCCGGGTCCGGAAAATCCACCATGCTCAATGTGCTCTCCACCCTTACGGAGCCGGACAGCGGCCAGGTGCTGTTTCAGGGGGCCGATCTTGCCGCCATGCGTGAGCAGGAGCGCGACCGCCTGCGCAACAACGCCTTTGCCATGATCTTTCAGGCCCACCACCTTATGCCCTACCTGTCGGTGCTGGAAAACGTCCTGCTGCCGGGGGCCAACGGCTTTCGCGGCATAAGCGCGCAGCAGCGCCAAAGGGCCGTGAGCTGCCTTGAGCGCGTGGGCCTGGAGCACAAGCAAAACAGCCTGCCTTCCGAGCTTTCGGGCGGCGAACAGCAGCGCGTGGCTATCGCACGGGGCCTGGCATCCGGCCCGCGCATGCTTTTTGCCGACGAGCCCACGGGCAGCCTGGACATGACCACGGGCGATGCCATCATGCAGCTCTTGCGTGAACTCAATGGTGAAGGGCTGACCATCGTCATGGTCACCCACAACCCCGACTATGCGGCGCTGGCCGGGCGTTGCGTCCAGATGCGTGAAGGGCGCGTGCTGCCGGACGGCATTCCGGCATAG
- a CDS encoding branched-chain amino acid ABC transporter permease: protein MDFFLQQMLNALQWGSFYALIALGYTLVYGVLRLINFAHGDIFMVGAYIAFFVSTWLISGNGLGLPQHTVLWLTIPLTMILTAFVGVTIERVAYRPLRRKGAHRLYVVITALMCGLILENGNLALLGATKRKLPELIDKTVYSIGPLVITNLKLWVIAAAILVFIALQTIVTRTKVGMAMRAVSWDRFALPLMGIPLDSVIVVTFILGSGIAGLGGMLFAMCYPTLEPYMGAMIGWKAFIAAVVGGIGDIRGAFVGGFLLAFVEIMVVAFLPSTYMDLFSFTILLLILWMRPTGIFGTPQTTKI, encoded by the coding sequence ATGGACTTTTTTTTGCAGCAGATGCTCAACGCACTGCAATGGGGAAGTTTTTACGCGCTTATAGCCTTGGGTTACACCCTGGTTTACGGCGTTCTTCGGCTCATCAACTTTGCCCATGGCGATATTTTCATGGTGGGCGCATACATCGCGTTTTTTGTCTCAACCTGGCTCATTTCCGGTAACGGCCTTGGCCTGCCGCAGCATACCGTGCTTTGGCTCACCATTCCCCTGACCATGATTCTTACGGCCTTTGTGGGCGTAACCATCGAGCGCGTGGCTTACCGGCCTCTGCGCCGCAAGGGCGCGCACCGCCTGTACGTGGTCATTACGGCCCTCATGTGCGGCCTTATTCTTGAAAACGGCAACCTGGCCCTTTTGGGGGCCACCAAGCGCAAACTTCCCGAGCTCATCGACAAGACCGTCTACTCCATCGGTCCCCTGGTCATCACCAACCTCAAGCTCTGGGTTATTGCGGCGGCCATCCTTGTTTTCATAGCCTTGCAGACCATCGTCACGCGCACCAAGGTGGGCATGGCCATGCGCGCCGTGTCCTGGGACCGCTTCGCCCTGCCCCTTATGGGCATACCTCTGGACAGCGTCATTGTGGTCACTTTTATTCTCGGCTCCGGCATCGCCGGGCTGGGGGGCATGCTCTTTGCCATGTGCTATCCCACACTTGAACCCTACATGGGGGCCATGATCGGCTGGAAAGCCTTTATCGCCGCCGTGGTGGGCGGCATTGGCGACATACGTGGAGCATTTGTGGGCGGCTTTTTGCTGGCGTTTGTGGAGATTATGGTGGTGGCTTTTCTGCCTTCAACCTATATGGACCTGTTCTCCTTCACCATCCTGCTGCTCATTCTGTGGATGCGGCCCACAGGCATTTTCGGAACCCCCCAAACGACCAAAATCTAG
- the ilvD gene encoding dihydroxy-acid dehydratase: MDESRSKKMKSGLEKAPHRSLLYALGLTREEMDRPLVGVVNAASEVVPGHLHLNALADAVKAGVRMAGGTPLQFPAIAVCDGLAMNHEGMRFSLPSREFIADSIEIMARGHAFDALVFIPNCDKCVPGMLMAMMRLNIPSVMVSGGPMLPGNIGPNQRGDLITVFEAVGKVRSGAITEEELEYMAERACPGCGACAGMFTANSMNCMAETIGVALPGNGTIPAVSGARIRLAKTAGMRVMDMLERGIKPRDIVTPKAVANAVAVDMALGCSTNTVLHLPAVFGEAGLDLGLEIFDEVSRKSPNLCKLSPAGKHYMVDLDNAGGIPAVMTELDKLNLINKDCMTVTGKTVGENLRDARVLDSDVIHSVDNPYSKQGGIAILRGSLAPNGAVVKQAAVAPEMMCRDVRARVFESEEDAMKAILDGKIKPGDGVVIRYEGPRGGPGMREMLSPTAAITGMGLGKDVALLTDGRFSGGTNGAAIGHISPEAADGGIIGLVQEGDMIHIDIPNRKLDLMVDADELQRRSTGHKPVEKRSPYPVLRRYAHLVSSAANGARYRDI, translated from the coding sequence ATGGATGAGAGCCGCAGTAAAAAAATGAAATCCGGCCTTGAAAAAGCCCCCCATCGTTCCCTGCTTTATGCTCTGGGTCTGACCAGAGAAGAAATGGACCGCCCGCTGGTTGGCGTGGTCAATGCTGCCAGTGAAGTGGTACCGGGGCATCTGCACCTAAATGCCCTGGCGGACGCAGTCAAGGCTGGTGTGCGCATGGCTGGCGGCACGCCCTTGCAATTCCCTGCCATTGCCGTATGCGACGGCCTGGCCATGAACCACGAAGGCATGCGTTTTTCGCTGCCTTCACGCGAATTTATTGCGGATTCCATTGAAATCATGGCCCGTGGACACGCTTTTGACGCTCTGGTGTTCATACCCAATTGCGACAAGTGCGTGCCCGGCATGCTCATGGCCATGATGCGTCTGAACATTCCCTCCGTCATGGTTTCCGGCGGCCCCATGCTGCCCGGCAATATCGGCCCGAACCAGCGCGGCGACCTCATCACCGTGTTTGAGGCCGTGGGCAAGGTGCGCAGCGGCGCCATCACCGAAGAGGAACTGGAATACATGGCCGAGCGCGCCTGTCCCGGCTGCGGAGCCTGTGCGGGCATGTTCACGGCCAACTCCATGAACTGCATGGCCGAAACCATCGGCGTGGCTCTGCCCGGCAACGGCACCATTCCCGCCGTGAGCGGCGCGCGCATCCGTCTGGCCAAAACGGCTGGCATGCGCGTTATGGATATGCTTGAGCGCGGCATCAAGCCCAGGGACATCGTGACCCCCAAGGCCGTGGCCAACGCCGTGGCTGTGGATATGGCCCTCGGCTGTTCCACAAACACAGTGCTGCACCTGCCCGCCGTGTTCGGCGAGGCCGGGCTTGACCTTGGCCTGGAAATTTTTGACGAGGTAAGCCGCAAGAGCCCCAACCTGTGCAAGCTTTCCCCGGCGGGCAAGCATTACATGGTGGATCTGGACAATGCGGGCGGTATCCCCGCTGTTATGACGGAACTCGACAAGCTGAACCTTATCAATAAAGACTGCATGACGGTCACCGGCAAGACCGTGGGCGAAAACCTGCGCGACGCCCGTGTGCTGGACAGCGACGTCATCCACAGTGTGGACAACCCCTATTCCAAACAGGGCGGCATTGCCATCCTGCGGGGCAGCCTCGCCCCCAACGGCGCGGTGGTCAAGCAGGCCGCCGTTGCTCCGGAGATGATGTGCCGCGACGTGCGCGCTCGGGTGTTCGAGTCTGAAGAAGACGCCATGAAGGCCATTCTTGACGGCAAGATCAAGCCCGGCGACGGCGTGGTCATCCGCTACGAAGGTCCGCGCGGCGGCCCCGGCATGCGTGAAATGCTTTCGCCCACAGCGGCCATCACGGGCATGGGCCTTGGCAAGGACGTGGCCCTGCTGACGGACGGGCGCTTCTCCGGCGGCACCAACGGCGCGGCCATCGGCCACATTTCGCCCGAAGCGGCGGACGGCGGCATCATCGGCCTGGTGCAGGAAGGGGACATGATCCATATCGACATTCCCAACCGCAAGCTTGACCTCATGGTTGACGCCGACGAACTGCAACGCCGCAGCACCGGGCACAAGCCTGTGGAAAAACGCAGCCCCTATCCCGTGCTGCGCCGCTACGCCCACCTTGTGAGCTCTGCGGCCAATGGCGCGAGATACCGGGATATCTAG
- a CDS encoding HdeA/HdeB family chaperone yields the protein MKKVLVLCCLLMGLPVAAQAANDKISPNSFICAELVTMPMTDGGQPPIFEALQIDGYVSAGAGDTVAHPDILAPLLTGVYTYCQSHPTEKVADIWAKARKAQDIPEGDTWQADKTKCSDYNADPDNGSGFVIWLDGYNRSKNKTEASVLNSDATIKAFLDACTKQPDALMLDVLAKSAK from the coding sequence ATGAAGAAAGTTCTTGTTCTCTGTTGCCTGCTGATGGGTCTGCCTGTGGCGGCCCAGGCCGCCAATGACAAAATCTCGCCCAATAGCTTTATTTGCGCCGAGCTTGTGACCATGCCCATGACGGACGGCGGCCAGCCGCCCATATTTGAAGCGCTTCAGATCGACGGCTACGTCAGCGCCGGTGCGGGCGACACCGTGGCCCATCCCGACATTCTGGCCCCTCTGCTTACCGGAGTATACACATACTGTCAGAGCCACCCCACCGAAAAGGTTGCCGACATCTGGGCCAAGGCGCGCAAGGCCCAGGACATTCCCGAAGGCGACACCTGGCAGGCTGACAAAACCAAGTGCAGCGACTACAATGCCGACCCTGACAACGGCAGCGGCTTTGTGATCTGGCTGGACGGTTACAACCGCAGCAAAAACAAAACCGAAGCCTCTGTGCTTAACAGCGACGCCACCATCAAGGCATTTCTGGACGCCTGCACCAAGCAGCCGGACGCCCTCATGCTGGACGTGCTGGCCAAGAGCGCCAAGTAG
- a CDS encoding lipopolysaccharide biosynthesis protein codes for MQSSTPTLARRYIFKLLANIATVPVYLVMEAILPRALGPHMYGNYSFATNLFQQLTGFLDMGTSTCFYNALSRRQNETGLVGFYARVTVLVFGIILLAALALQAPALGDLLMPDVPLWLAPLAALWAFLTWWGRVLRSMNDAVGATVASEMVRTVVSLFMVALLGLMFWQDWLNIHTLFAQQYLMLGLMALGYWLVTRRHWRSREVALAFSLPDGQSKAYRREFFNYSHPLFVQALLSFLLLTAERWLLQWFDGSVQQGFFALSQKVSMACFLFVSAMTPLIMRELSIAWGHNDREAMGRLLTRFAPLLYVVAAYFSCFTLVEGSALVDFFGGAEFAAATLPVQIMALYPLHQAYGQLAGSVFHATGRTRVLRNMAALECVYGFTTAWFLLAPPEYMGLNLGAVGLAIKTVAVQIITVNVYLWLASRFLPLSFWRNFAHQIWSLAVLLTLAWLCREGTIMVGLGDLNTFSRFLVSGVLYSVGVGVVCVAMPALLGLSRQDVRELVARFRKSRQKSGE; via the coding sequence ATGCAAAGCTCCACCCCGACGCTGGCGCGCCGCTACATCTTCAAGCTTTTGGCAAACATCGCCACTGTACCCGTCTACCTGGTCATGGAGGCGATCCTTCCGCGCGCCCTGGGCCCGCACATGTACGGCAACTACAGCTTTGCCACCAACCTTTTTCAGCAGCTTACCGGCTTTCTGGATATGGGCACCTCCACCTGCTTTTACAATGCCCTGTCCCGCCGACAGAACGAAACCGGTCTTGTGGGATTCTACGCCCGTGTGACCGTACTGGTCTTCGGCATCATCCTGCTGGCGGCGCTGGCCCTGCAAGCGCCCGCACTGGGTGATCTGCTCATGCCGGACGTGCCCCTGTGGCTGGCCCCCCTGGCGGCGTTGTGGGCCTTTCTTACCTGGTGGGGACGGGTGCTGCGCTCAATGAACGACGCCGTGGGAGCCACTGTGGCCTCGGAAATGGTGCGCACGGTGGTTTCGCTGTTCATGGTGGCCCTGCTGGGCCTCATGTTCTGGCAGGACTGGCTGAACATACACACCCTTTTCGCACAGCAGTACCTCATGCTGGGGCTTATGGCCCTTGGCTACTGGCTGGTGACGCGCCGCCACTGGCGCAGCCGCGAGGTGGCCCTGGCGTTCAGCCTGCCCGACGGGCAGAGCAAGGCCTACCGCCGCGAGTTTTTCAATTACAGCCATCCGCTTTTTGTGCAGGCGCTGCTCTCGTTCCTGCTGCTCACCGCCGAACGCTGGCTCTTGCAGTGGTTTGACGGCAGCGTGCAGCAGGGCTTTTTTGCCCTGTCGCAAAAGGTCAGCATGGCCTGTTTTCTTTTTGTTTCGGCCATGACGCCGCTCATCATGCGCGAGCTTTCCATAGCCTGGGGGCACAATGACCGCGAGGCCATGGGACGCCTGCTCACGCGCTTCGCTCCTCTGCTCTATGTTGTTGCGGCCTATTTTTCCTGCTTTACGCTGGTGGAAGGCTCCGCCCTGGTGGACTTTTTTGGCGGGGCGGAATTTGCCGCAGCCACACTGCCCGTGCAGATCATGGCTCTTTACCCGCTGCACCAGGCTTACGGCCAGTTGGCCGGATCGGTCTTTCACGCCACAGGGCGCACGCGCGTACTGCGCAACATGGCGGCCCTTGAGTGTGTTTACGGTTTCACCACTGCATGGTTTCTGCTGGCCCCGCCGGAGTATATGGGACTGAACCTGGGAGCCGTCGGCCTTGCCATCAAAACAGTGGCCGTGCAGATCATCACGGTCAACGTTTATTTATGGCTGGCTTCGCGCTTTCTGCCCCTGAGCTTTTGGCGCAATTTCGCCCACCAGATATGGAGCCTCGCCGTGCTGCTCACCCTGGCGTGGCTGTGCCGTGAAGGAACCATCATGGTTGGCCTGGGCGACCTCAACACCTTTTCGCGTTTTCTTGTCTCAGGCGTGCTGTACAGCGTTGGGGTCGGGGTAGTCTGCGTGGCCATGCCCGCCTTGCTCGGACTTTCGCGGCAGGATGTGCGGGAGCTTGTGGCCCGCTTCAGGAAGTCCCGTCAAAAGTCCGGGGAGTAG
- a CDS encoding methyl-accepting chemotaxis protein, producing MRQLRINTICTVSITASIFIIIAVLIAYVSSSSYRMVSGVQSAALDQTAMIVAQSAENYIEQSVSVASSLAGQEVIRDALDGSTLAKQDVQQLLHTYIKAFPAYWSFFVFDVKGRIVAGLNADLKDMAGGDRFDRDYSKAIFSGKSVAFSGSVMTATTDAGMLIYVVAKAVYAADGTLMGAVAVCPRWSDFTAKTIDPIRLGKRGYGFALDATGRIIAHGANKKLLLTDLSGQDFIQKALKAQKGIIEYPWEGEKKFMTVAPITATGWLVCMSAYDAELAAPALTQRTVLCGVGLAAIVFLAVLLTVINQRLVFKPLRALSDFTARVAAGDLKAAMHGQFRAEMATFAGYLNTMVEELKKRLGFSQGVLDGIPTPCGIVGPDFNMIWINDELCKMLEKTGSRESYVGQRSGLFFQNDSTRETLSDQAIRERKTLMLEFDYMSASGRQLRIAAQSTPFYNLDGTLLGSITFWNDLTEIYNQKSRIEAQNTAIAQAAHEASQVVEHMAEASKQLSDQIAHSSEGAREQSSRVAQTATAVEEMNATIMEVAQNAAATSQTGDATKVEAQNGAHMVAEVTAAVQSIHTEASRLTSIMDKLGDQARGIGAVMGVISDIADQTNLLALNAAIEAARAGDAGRGFAVVADEVRKLAEKTAQATTEVRHAVGGIQEGTKDAVTQMEAAVQRVAEATSLAQRSGEAIAQVVRMVETAGDQVHSIAAAAEQQSATSEEINRAISSISSIADATDQGMAQCSTAIADLSRQANELERLITSLSANG from the coding sequence ATGCGGCAGCTTCGCATAAATACCATTTGCACTGTTTCCATAACAGCATCCATTTTTATCATCATAGCGGTTCTGATCGCGTACGTGTCCTCATCATCCTACCGGATGGTGTCCGGGGTGCAGAGTGCCGCTCTGGACCAGACGGCCATGATCGTGGCCCAGTCCGCAGAGAACTATATTGAGCAGTCCGTCAGTGTGGCCTCGTCCTTGGCCGGTCAGGAAGTTATCCGTGACGCGCTGGACGGTTCAACCCTGGCAAAGCAGGACGTGCAGCAGCTTCTACATACATATATAAAAGCCTTTCCGGCCTACTGGTCATTTTTCGTTTTTGACGTCAAAGGCCGCATCGTGGCCGGGCTTAATGCCGATCTCAAGGACATGGCAGGCGGCGACCGTTTTGACCGCGATTACAGCAAGGCCATTTTCAGCGGTAAAAGTGTCGCCTTCAGCGGCAGCGTCATGACGGCCACCACGGATGCGGGCATGCTCATATACGTTGTGGCCAAGGCGGTGTACGCCGCCGACGGCACCCTGATGGGAGCCGTGGCCGTGTGTCCGCGCTGGAGCGACTTTACCGCCAAAACCATTGACCCCATCCGGCTTGGAAAGCGGGGCTACGGTTTCGCCCTGGACGCCACGGGGCGCATTATCGCCCACGGCGCCAATAAAAAGCTGCTGCTCACCGATCTTTCGGGACAGGACTTTATCCAGAAAGCCTTGAAGGCCCAGAAGGGTATCATCGAATATCCTTGGGAAGGCGAGAAAAAATTTATGACCGTGGCGCCCATTACGGCCACGGGCTGGCTCGTGTGCATGAGCGCCTATGACGCAGAACTGGCGGCCCCCGCCCTGACCCAGCGAACAGTACTGTGCGGCGTGGGCCTTGCGGCCATCGTGTTCCTGGCCGTGCTGCTGACCGTTATCAATCAGCGTCTGGTATTCAAGCCCCTGCGCGCCCTGTCGGACTTTACCGCCAGGGTGGCGGCCGGTGACCTCAAGGCTGCCATGCACGGCCAGTTCAGGGCCGAAATGGCGACATTTGCCGGCTACCTGAACACCATGGTGGAAGAACTCAAGAAGCGCCTCGGCTTTTCGCAGGGCGTGCTGGACGGCATCCCCACGCCTTGCGGCATTGTGGGGCCGGATTTCAACATGATCTGGATCAATGACGAACTATGTAAGATGCTTGAAAAAACAGGCTCGCGTGAATCCTATGTCGGGCAGCGTTCCGGCCTGTTTTTCCAGAATGACTCGACACGCGAGACCTTGTCCGATCAGGCCATCAGGGAGCGTAAGACTCTTATGTTGGAATTCGACTATATGTCAGCTTCGGGCCGCCAGCTGCGCATAGCCGCGCAGTCCACGCCATTTTACAACCTTGACGGCACGCTTCTTGGCTCCATAACTTTTTGGAATGATCTGACAGAGATATACAACCAGAAAAGCCGTATTGAAGCCCAGAACACGGCCATTGCCCAGGCGGCCCACGAGGCTTCGCAGGTGGTTGAGCATATGGCCGAGGCCTCGAAACAGCTTTCGGATCAGATCGCCCACTCCAGTGAGGGCGCGCGCGAGCAAAGCTCACGCGTAGCCCAGACCGCCACGGCCGTGGAAGAGATGAACGCCACCATTATGGAAGTGGCGCAGAATGCCGCCGCCACCTCGCAAACCGGGGACGCGACCAAGGTCGAAGCCCAGAACGGCGCGCACATGGTGGCCGAGGTGACCGCAGCGGTGCAGTCCATCCACACGGAAGCTTCACGGCTGACCAGCATAATGGACAAGCTCGGGGATCAGGCGCGGGGTATTGGGGCCGTTATGGGCGTTATATCCGATATTGCCGACCAGACGAACCTGCTGGCCCTTAACGCCGCCATCGAAGCCGCCCGCGCGGGCGATGCCGGACGGGGCTTTGCCGTTGTGGCCGACGAGGTGCGCAAGCTGGCCGAAAAAACCGCTCAGGCCACCACGGAAGTGCGCCACGCCGTTGGCGGCATACAGGAAGGCACCAAGGACGCCGTAACCCAGATGGAAGCGGCGGTGCAGCGCGTGGCCGAGGCCACCAGCCTGGCGCAACGCTCCGGCGAGGCCATAGCCCAGGTGGTGCGTATGGTGGAAACCGCCGGAGATCAGGTGCATTCCATCGCGGCGGCTGCTGAACAGCAGTCTGCAACGTCAGAAGAAATCAACAGGGCCATCAGCTCCATCAGCAGTATTGCCGATGCCACGGATCAGGGCATGGCGCAGTGCAGTACCGCCATTGCCGATCTGTCCAGACAGGCGAATGAACTGGAAAGGCTTATCACGAGTTTGAGTGCGAATGGGTAG
- a CDS encoding ABC transporter substrate-binding protein, producing the protein MKLFKLATACALTLFMGQAALAAEQPIKIGFPIPLTGEIPKVGEGSKFAAEMLKEEINAKGGLKVGDKLYPLEFIYEDNESKPESAVNVTLKLIERDKVHAIVGPQSSRQAVPAGGVANDEEVPLITPWSTNPDATNGRPWVFRGAFLDPFQAPVAVDFATKQFKAKKAAVLFEVSNDYSKGLADNFKTAFEKVHGKGSVVAMESHGPKDQDFSAQLTKIIAAKPDFIFVPENYSFAALIVPQARDLGYKGPFMGSDAWGSAELFNLCGKDCVGQYFSTHYTAEGATGKTKEFIDKYKAKYGYVPDDVAALTWDSINIVLKAIQNAGKVDPDLKKERKIIRDNMASLANFDGITGSMKFDANHDPIKCAVIVRVTESGSFAFVESVCPK; encoded by the coding sequence ATGAAATTGTTCAAGTTGGCGACTGCTTGTGCTCTCACACTCTTTATGGGGCAGGCGGCCCTTGCGGCGGAACAGCCCATCAAGATAGGCTTCCCCATTCCCCTTACCGGCGAAATCCCCAAGGTAGGCGAAGGCTCAAAATTTGCGGCCGAAATGTTGAAGGAAGAAATCAACGCCAAGGGCGGCCTCAAGGTTGGGGATAAACTCTATCCCCTCGAATTTATTTATGAAGACAACGAGTCCAAGCCCGAATCCGCAGTCAACGTCACCCTCAAGCTCATTGAGCGCGACAAGGTTCACGCCATCGTGGGCCCGCAGTCTTCGCGTCAGGCCGTTCCCGCCGGTGGCGTGGCCAATGACGAAGAAGTGCCGCTGATCACTCCCTGGTCCACCAATCCTGACGCCACCAACGGACGCCCCTGGGTGTTCCGCGGCGCATTTCTTGACCCCTTCCAGGCGCCTGTAGCGGTGGACTTCGCCACCAAGCAGTTCAAGGCCAAAAAGGCCGCTGTGCTCTTTGAAGTGTCCAACGACTACTCCAAGGGTCTGGCCGACAACTTCAAGACTGCCTTTGAAAAAGTGCACGGCAAGGGCTCCGTGGTCGCCATGGAATCCCACGGCCCCAAGGATCAGGACTTTTCTGCCCAGTTGACCAAGATCATCGCGGCCAAGCCCGACTTTATCTTTGTGCCTGAAAACTACAGCTTTGCGGCGCTTATCGTGCCCCAGGCGCGCGACCTTGGCTACAAGGGCCCCTTCATGGGTTCCGACGCCTGGGGTTCCGCCGAACTGTTCAACCTTTGCGGCAAAGACTGCGTGGGCCAGTATTTCTCCACCCACTACACGGCTGAAGGCGCAACGGGCAAGACCAAGGAATTCATCGACAAGTACAAGGCCAAGTACGGCTATGTGCCCGACGATGTCGCCGCCCTTACCTGGGACTCCATCAACATCGTGCTCAAGGCCATTCAGAACGCTGGCAAGGTTGACCCCGACCTCAAGAAGGAACGCAAAATTATCCGTGACAACATGGCTTCTCTTGCAAACTTTGACGGCATCACTGGCAGCATGAAGTTCGACGCCAACCACGACCCCATCAAATGCGCCGTCATCGTGCGCGTTACCGAAAGTGGCAGCTTCGCCTTCGTTGAATCCGTCTGCCCCAAATAG
- a CDS encoding AEC family transporter: MAFLHAMGGVFGLILMGMVGYVLAGKGWFGPETRILLPRLITYVALPPYLMSTIMRAFRRDGLLDFIQGALLPLAAVALTFVLAIIIGKIARVRRQHFGLFCASVANSNTIFVGIPVNLALFGEEAVPYVLLYYFASTVFFWTVGQYAITRDIEGEARLIPLRTRVMQIFSPPLLGFLTGLLLILCNVELPFFLQDAARYLGNMTTPLALIFIGITMHDMGLRGITISRDLALALSGRILLGPLVMYTLLTFFPVAGLMGKVFIMQSSLPVMAQAAILSAYYHTDAEFGAKAVTMSTLLCIVTVPLYMTIL, from the coding sequence ATGGCTTTTTTGCACGCAATGGGGGGCGTTTTCGGCCTCATTCTTATGGGTATGGTGGGCTACGTGCTGGCGGGCAAGGGGTGGTTTGGCCCAGAAACCCGCATTCTGCTGCCCCGGCTCATTACCTATGTGGCCCTGCCGCCCTATCTGATGTCCACCATCATGCGGGCCTTCCGCCGCGACGGCCTGCTGGATTTCATTCAGGGGGCGCTGCTGCCCCTGGCCGCAGTGGCGCTGACCTTTGTGCTGGCCATCATTATCGGCAAGATCGCCAGGGTGAGGCGGCAGCATTTTGGCCTTTTTTGCGCCAGCGTGGCCAATTCCAACACCATCTTTGTGGGCATTCCCGTCAATCTGGCCCTGTTTGGCGAAGAGGCCGTGCCCTATGTGCTGCTGTATTATTTCGCCAGCACCGTGTTTTTCTGGACAGTGGGCCAGTACGCCATCACGCGGGACATTGAGGGCGAGGCTCGGCTGATTCCTCTGCGCACCCGCGTCATGCAGATTTTTTCGCCGCCCCTGCTGGGCTTTTTGACAGGATTGCTGCTGATACTCTGCAATGTGGAGCTGCCCTTCTTCCTCCAGGACGCGGCCCGCTACCTCGGCAACATGACCACGCCCCTGGCGCTTATCTTCATAGGCATCACCATGCACGACATGGGCCTGCGCGGCATCACGATCTCGCGCGATCTGGCCCTGGCCCTGTCGGGCCGCATACTGCTCGGCCCGCTGGTCATGTACACGCTGCTGACCTTCTTTCCCGTGGCAGGGCTTATGGGCAAGGTCTTCATCATGCAATCCTCGCTGCCGGTAATGGCCCAGGCGGCCATTCTGAGCGCCTATTACCACACGGACGCGGAGTTCGGCGCCAAGGCCGTGACCATGTCTACCTTGCTCTGCATTGTTACCGTGCCCCTGTACATGACCATTTTGTGA